Part of the Porites lutea chromosome 14, jaPorLute2.1, whole genome shotgun sequence genome, ggaaatcaacccttagtgTATTGAAATACCTTGCGAGGAGTTCCGTTTACTGCTAACGTATACACAGCCTTGCTGGCTATGGCAAATGAGGAGAGGATAAAACAGATAGAAATTGTTATACAAGCCCTGCGGTaaagaaaacaagcaaaatgaaACATACCGGTGTAAAATATAAAGCAATCATATTTTGAGAATCCAACTGGGGCTATGATATGAATAGTCCCTTCTCGTATCAAAAATTACCCTTGAATACAAACACCAATGACACATCCATAGAAAGTTTGCCTCAACCGACCCCACGTAGAATATTCACAATTACCGGGAGAAAGGTATCCtcggtaccagaggtttttctcgggTGCGGTGATTGAGTGCGGCGGAGATCCCTTGGTCGGCCGTAGGCCCATACGTCTTTGGCCTTTTTAAGCCACGTGTGGCTACCTTTTTCGTGATAAAGACACTATTAGACttaaccgaaaccggaaactgtccatgaaaagtctctggcacttAGGGTAGGAGAAAGGCGCccgaaatttgaaaataaacgaTAATAAACAGACCTATTAACAGGCTTTCTTTCACTGTAATTTGTGACTGGTATATTACTTCAAATAGACGCATCTTAGTGCTTTCATTCTGCAGTCATTTCGAACTTGAAACTGGACTGGACTGTTTGTACTTCCGAGGATCCAACCCATGTaagggattccggaatccggaagaTTTTTGGTTGTGAAATCCGGAATTCTGGGCTTTGCAATCCGGAATatagctcaaggaatccggaatcccattATTGATTGCAATCTGgtatccaagttccactgacaaagaatcctgaaattcagtacctggaatccggaatctatgGCATGGAATCCATATTCCAAGACAATATTAGATTCCTTTATGGGGCGGTTACTTTAGTCTACTGTATGCTCACCTCATTGTCAAAtgactagcctgagaaaacagccgacattttgcgacgcttACCACTGGTagtccccgccaaatgacgtctgagaaacgagcacagaaattccatactgatgacgcgtcacttcCAAGATCTGGGtcgtgcttctgattggtagtgccgcgtgggaaatttgattcaaccaatcagaagcactacctagatctgggtagtgacgcgtcatcagtatggaatttctgcgctcgtttctcagacgtcatttggcggggaaccCGTGGTAGATTCgctaaatgtcggctgtttacTCAGGCTATCAAATGACCGCTACTGTAGGGTAATTCGAACAAACAATTTATTGACAtaccttctttctttttcttgttcgcGTTCGGAGAAATCGGAGTCATTGCTTTCTATTCCGGCAAATCTCCACAAAACAATTGCTGAAGTGAACGAGTCCAACACAGCCGCAAACTGCAAATCAAATAGGGCTCAAACTAAAGCGGTAAATAATCATGCTAGTACTCATAATAAAACTCTGTGCTGATTCATAGATTGTGATACTTGGACTTAAAACCCCACCCTTCTTTTACGCACGCGCAAAGGGGCCGTCTGATTAATGATTTCTGATTCCTGATTAGATTTCGATGGGCTTAATAAAGCTTTTGACTTACACGCATGGGTTTTAATTCGattcagtttattttctttcaatattttacaTAGTGCTAAGTTACAGCCTTTTTAGCTAGTTGTTTACAATTACATTTACAAACGTTTCTATTTATATTCAAGCTCAAGTAGGATGGCTAAGTTGGTCACCATAATGCTAATTACGTTTCGTTTAAAATATAGTACAGGCGAGGAACCAGAAGGATCAAAATAAATACTgaattgaaataaacaaataaatcataaaacagaaaagaacaaattacagttttttttgcaaaagtaATAAGGACAAGTTTTAAACAAAAGTGAGGTTAGGCAGAATTAGGCAATGTTAGGTTTCGGCAAGTATTGCTCGGACAATATATaacgtttgattttttttttaaaaagcgtaCCATTGATGGAAACTTCGTGTGCAAATATATATGAGATATGATATTCCCAAGAGAGGCATAATCATTGATCATTACCCTTAATATTTAATATGGCCCTTGCGGACCATAGAGTAGCACGTTCCATCCTGGCTTCTTATCTGAATATTTAACTGTCCTATCCTTTTTTCAGTAGACTCATTTATCATAAATTTAGTTTTACCGTACTTATTGACAATTTATTTACATCACTCTATTCTTTCACCTTTTCAAATTAAGTTCGCAGTTCACAAGAGGCCGTTCGCCGAGTCGAATACGTTGGTATCATCAACAGAGCAGTTGGGTAAGTCgtttatataaataataaaaagtaatggTCCTAATGTGTTACCCTTGGGAATTCCACAGCTCATCGTTTGCATAGGCGATTCTGTGGCCCCGTCCACTCGTATCCGGATACTTTTGAATTCGTAACTGTTTCTGTCgggattcaaaaatttccacgtccacacgtgtccgtattcaaatcgaatttgtCCGTCCACACGTAACTGACACGTATCCGGATTCATCCTGGTATCCAGGACACCTCTGGGAATATTAGCAACAAAACATGCGTTAAGGTTACCATCTTGAATACAGTATTCACGGTAAAGAACTGGGCTCGATCTTGTTACGTCACCGAATAAAAAAGATATCCGGATTAAGGGTccacacgattccggattcgtagcgtattcaaaaatttccactctgaAGATCGGATtaaaaaagttgcggattcgtaTGCCGGATTCATCGGATACGTGTGGTGGGGGCCTGCATTTCGTATTGCAGTGTCGCTGTTGCCTGTTTGTTAGGTAGCTACTTGGACTAGCTACAAGTCGACCCCACGAGTTTTTTAGCAGAGCGGAGCGAGCTATTCAGGCCCTGAAGCGGCCAAGCGAGCTACGAAGTCGCGAGTCCCCGCGCCATATTAAATcagacgaaggacttttttgaaagtcttaAGTAGCTACTGAACCATTTCAAACCTCTAACACCCTATGCTTCTACCTTTTGGAGAAACATTTCGTGATTTTCAGTATCGAATACTTTCGAGAAATCCAGGAAAACATCAGAGGTGTATAGGTTGCTATCAATAGCCTTCGCAATTCCTTAGAGTGTCAGTGAGTTCCGCGGTTATGACCTGAGATGTTGAGTTACCTTTGCCAAATCCGCAAACTGGTATTGAAACAGAATATTGTGCTTTTTTGGTTTATCATAAGGGAAACTGTCAATGGAGCTGTGGAGCGGTTGTAGTGCTTTAAAGCACGTAAAACTGGAATTAGATTTTTCAAAGTCAGTACGTTATTCAGCATCGTAAAACTAGAAGGAAGGGCGTCAGATTGCGCGCAGGCGAAGAACCAGAGGGTCGGGAATGGACGCCTCCCTTTCCCTCTTCGCGTTGAAATTCTCATGAAACATGTCATGGAATGAAAAAAGGGGAAATCGGATTTATCGACTTTTCATCGGAATAAAAAATACTGATATatattaaataaaagaaaaaaaatagcgtAATGAAATAAACGAAAGCTGCTATTGTGGAGAAGACGCCGTTGATAAAGGTTCGAAAAGTTCATCTAGTCTTTGTCtaaaagaatatattttaaagtattttgttCCTACAGTATATCATGTTTTAATTCAGCCTTttcaaataaaatgttttttagtAGTTTacaaagaatattttaaaatttgtttttcacaCATCTGTggaagaataaaaattaaagaaaaaaaaatgtattccTAGAAAAGCAAGGTAGTAAAAAGTGTAGTTAAGTTAGTTTATAACAGCCAAAGTTTCCCAATCAAAATTCAAGTACAATATTCATTGGAGTTTCCGTATGTAAATGTGTcatatcaagagccataataggacttgGTCATATGAAGCCGACTATAATGGTAACgtttatgtttattttaaatgttaCAGCTGTAGCAACCCTGTCTTCGTTGGtttgactttttttcttataaacACTAAAAGGGCTACTTTTTTAAGGATACTGCGTCAATTGTCACCATTGTTCACGTTTAACATTTCTATAGCTGAAAATCACTACTTTCCAAATAGCTATTAGAGATCAAAGCACTAAATGGAAATTATTCTACTAATTTAAGTGTACATTTCGTTTACCGTGTTTACATTAATTTCGTATTAGACTAAAACGAATGAAAATGTGACTTACGGCAAATCCAAAGGCTGCTGGACTTTTAGCAATTTGAGAAGTCactattcgaaaaaaaaaaaacagtaacaatattaaaaaatcgAGCATCTATATAAACCACAAGAGGCTGAAACAAAACTGCGTGTTTACTTACCGAAGAAAGTTAAACCAAACGCAGTGGTAAAAATAATGGAAGCACAAGAAATACAAATAGCTGCGTTTTTCCAAAGcgtgtaattttttatttctgaaaaaaaaaatgcaccgttaatttactaatttttttatttaaaaatctgAAAGAATATATAGCCTTATAAAAGATACAGTCAGCCAATACTGTTCagtttaactttcatttcattCATGCGAACCTAATTAAAAAGAACTATATATTATTACCTCAGGCAAGTGTTGTTCAAATTGAATTTTTACGTAGTCAAAACTACTAAGAAGTAGCGCTTAACAAGCGTGTACTTAAATTTCATGTCACGAACGTAAAtgcaataaaaacgaaaatatctCTCTAAAGGTAGTTGCTCGGGTTTTAACTGTACACGTCTGTACAGTGTGATACAAAGGACATTCAGCTATTCATCCACCGGGTAGCAAAGCGTTTACCCAGCTGGAGGACTTCCCTTTGAGGGCGATCTGCCATCTCAAATGAGTAATGATTTTGCGttgctttgttttgccttggtaGGGGGACTAGTTAAGTTAGTTTCACTCTAAGAAATTGAAACAGCGATGACGAAAAGTTTTTAGAATCAGAATACATCAGCAAGGCGACATCCGGTTGAAATTAAATGATCGTACAATTCAGAGTGATTATATTTATAACGGAAATCATCCAGCTGACGCTTTTCAATATGAATAGTAAATTTTGATTTAAGCTCCAGAGAGTTTCTTACTAGTTTGTAATAATAACAGTATAAACACCAGCTACCTTCACTTGGGTTTATATCCTCTTTTTTACTTTCAAcgctttccttttcttcttgtCTTGAGCTCAACAACGTTTGTAACTCCATGGTGTCCCCTTCCTTGCCACTCATGTTAGCCCTATTAAATCATTCTCCtcatttcaagtgaaaatttcAAGGTTTTCGCCATGGTCGGCGTGCTTATGACACATGCATGAAAATAATGAATGCCGTAAATAGAAATACCTCCTAGTTAAATATTATGATAAATAGTCTTTAATGACAAACATGTTTAATTGAAATCCTCGAATTTGATATTGATATGTGCCTTTGGGCAATCCTTCGTTCGATATACTGATCCGTTGCCATGGACGCAGAGAAGCGAGAGACAACATTAAATAGGGCCAGTCGGAAGTTAGCAGGCAATGTTTTGAAAGCAGTTCATTCCATACGATACTTAAATATCACATGGCATAAAACTTAAGTTTTAAAACATCGAGTTAAATAAACGcaactttgttttttcaacaccCATGGCATTAGGATCGAGGttgtaaacgaaaaaaagagGTCGGCGTTTTATACCCATTTTTACCGTAACGGAAATTGATTCAGTTTACTGAGAGTTTAACAGGTTAGAAATTTCAGTTTCATGGCCAAAAAGTAAAGACAGATCGAGTTCTTGAGCGACTCCTGGATGAGAGATTAGAGAGccttagatttgaggacgagtaCTAGTACCAGTaggagatttaacttaaagtttttgcgcgtgttttacaaaaataaaaaacaccccggaaagcttcattttacttttttccacCAAAAAAGTTAGCACGATGATTTAAACTGAAGGCGGTTGTTAGTGACATTTCGAGTTGCGTTACATTATGTACGTCGTGACAATTATCACGTGTTTATGTCatgtgatgttgttgttgaactCGGACTCTTGGATGGAACTTGACTCGAGACTTGTCGAGATTTGTCGagatagttttgttttgttttgttttgttttgttaagagCTTACAGTCTTGGAATAGAAACAACAgcggttaagccctctcccgatagcaaaatgataaacttctttcatttgataacttgttcccgccactacgaacATCTCGTCATTtccattctcgttcccagagcctcCTAGGGGCCTGAGTAGGAGGACCAGGACAGACCAGGAGGCTCTAGGGACACAGGATTTGAAGTCGTAGATTTTAGCACTTCCGGTCATTTCTGATTTTCTACAACACTTTTAAAATAGCTTTCACTTGCTCTTGCAGAAGTGTCAATGACTGTAAATTTAGGTGAttcaaagcttttaaaagagaaTCCtccaacttacttttgagtcggaaatgaccggaagtcctaaaatctaggacttcaaatcctgtgtccccagagcctcctggtGCTCTTGCTCAGGCCTCCAGGAGGATCTGGTGAGGAGAAGACGTCATTTCGCgaagaaaccagtggtggtgtcgccaaatgtcggctgttttctcaggatatgtggtttaaaaaatacaataaagacCCGAAGAATGGCTGCAAACATTCATGAATCGACTGAACTACATTGCTTACCGACAATTCATACAACGAGTTGCAAACACCAAGACAACGTTTATTGTTACTACCACAAAGGCAAACAGAAATAAATACTTTTCTTTACACTACCCTGCTATGAAAAATAGAattaaatagaaagaaaacgcgCTTAAAGTACTATCTTAGTAATAAACACAAACTGTGGAGAAGGAAAATTCAGATCAACTCTCAATCCTTCGAAAAACATTACAAT contains:
- the LOC140925077 gene encoding transmembrane protein 163a-like, coding for MSGKEGDTMELQTLLSSRQEEKESVESKKEDINPSEEIKNYTLWKNAAICISCASIIFTTAFGLTFFVTSQIAKSPAAFGFAFAAVLDSFTSAIVLWRFAGIESNDSDFSEREQEKERRACITISICFILSSFAIASKAVYTLAVNGTPRKQYLMEMLSIASLLFLLILVGVKYLIAHKVHSRAMRTDAVNSLAGAAMTLGMIASDVVCEKNHKICYLDSATAILIAIALFSYGVLTIAELTQSTTGKGKNEE